The Verrucomicrobiia bacterium genome has a segment encoding these proteins:
- a CDS encoding restriction endonuclease: MAVPEFNDIKAPAMQFFADGKPHKISEIYLVLAKHFSLTEADLSEMLPSGTQSRWHNRANWACYDLYRAGLLDKPKRGFYVITELGKKVAEAKPKVIDRDFLLKFPKFSEWLNASEKSGESATLEKDIALKSEATPNEVIDAAFKSLQATLNAELMELVRKMNPYRFERLVLDLLLAMGYGGSREEAATVTQKSNDEGIDGLINEDRLGLDRIYVQAKRWKDSVGRPHIQNFVGALAGQHAQKGIFITTSDFSTTARDYVKNLPQRVILIDGQRLAELMIEHNIGVSRAYSYEIKRVDSDYFEEE; this comes from the coding sequence ATGGCCGTTCCAGAATTCAACGACATCAAAGCCCCGGCGATGCAGTTTTTTGCCGATGGCAAGCCGCACAAAATATCCGAGATTTATTTGGTGCTGGCAAAACACTTTTCTCTCACCGAAGCCGACCTAAGCGAAATGCTGCCAAGCGGCACTCAATCCCGTTGGCACAACCGCGCAAATTGGGCCTGCTATGATCTCTACCGCGCTGGCTTGCTGGATAAGCCTAAACGCGGGTTCTATGTCATCACTGAACTAGGCAAGAAAGTTGCAGAGGCTAAGCCGAAGGTTATTGACCGCGATTTCCTCTTAAAGTTTCCGAAGTTTTCAGAATGGCTGAATGCTTCCGAAAAGAGCGGTGAATCCGCAACCTTGGAAAAGGACATAGCACTCAAGAGCGAAGCCACACCCAATGAAGTCATCGATGCCGCCTTTAAAAGCCTGCAAGCCACATTAAATGCCGAATTAATGGAACTGGTTCGCAAGATGAACCCGTACAGATTCGAGCGGCTGGTTTTGGACCTCTTGCTGGCCATGGGTTACGGCGGCTCTCGGGAGGAAGCTGCAACCGTCACGCAGAAGTCTAACGACGAAGGAATTGACGGTTTGATAAATGAAGATCGCCTCGGCTTGGACCGAATCTACGTCCAAGCGAAGCGCTGGAAAGATTCGGTTGGCCGTCCCCATATCCAAAACTTTGTCGGGGCTCTTGCTGGACAACACGCGCAAAAAGGCATTTTCATCACCACCAGCGATTTCAGCACTACCGCGCGGGATTACGTCAAAAACCTGCCTCAACGGGTTATCCTCATAGACGGCCAACGTCTTGCCGAATTAATGATCGAGCACAACATCGGGGTTTCGCGGGCATACAGCTACGAAATCAAACGCGTGGACAGCGACTATTTTGAGGAGGAATGA
- a CDS encoding PA0069 family radical SAM protein, producing the protein MSVTSQISADKRVARGASGNPTNRFEQIHLERDEEWNPEDDNLLRTQFLVDHSKTIIAYNDSPDIGFSASVNPYRGCEHGCIYCYARPTHEYLGFSSGLDFESKIMVKLNAPVLLREELSKPKWKPQCLAISGVTDCYQPVERKLKITRGCLEVLAECRNPVGIVSKNALVVRDIDVLQELARHQCAMVFISLTTLDTDLRRVMEPRTASPRDRLDTISKLATAGIPVGVMTAPIIPGLNDHEIPQLLKAASEAGAKHAGHVVLRLPYQQKELFDDWLTRHFPDRKEKVLNRIRAIRGGKLNSSEWGKRFSGEGIFAEQIHQIFKVACHKYGMNKDELHLSTEHFRRPAGKQLELF; encoded by the coding sequence GTGTCGGTCACCTCACAGATCAGTGCGGATAAGCGGGTCGCTCGCGGAGCTTCCGGCAACCCGACAAATCGTTTCGAGCAGATCCATCTGGAGCGTGATGAGGAATGGAATCCAGAGGACGACAATCTGCTGCGCACGCAGTTCCTCGTTGATCATTCCAAGACGATCATTGCCTATAATGACAGCCCGGATATCGGGTTCAGTGCCAGTGTGAATCCCTATCGCGGCTGCGAGCATGGCTGCATTTATTGTTACGCACGGCCCACGCACGAATACCTCGGTTTCTCCTCAGGCCTCGATTTCGAGAGCAAGATCATGGTGAAGCTGAACGCGCCAGTCCTATTGCGCGAGGAACTTTCCAAGCCCAAATGGAAACCGCAATGCCTTGCTATCAGCGGTGTGACAGATTGCTACCAACCCGTCGAGCGCAAGCTCAAGATCACACGCGGCTGTCTCGAAGTCCTCGCGGAATGTCGCAATCCTGTAGGCATTGTCAGCAAGAACGCGCTCGTGGTGCGGGACATCGATGTGCTTCAAGAACTCGCCCGTCACCAGTGCGCCATGGTGTTCATCTCGCTCACCACTCTGGACACCGATCTTCGCCGCGTGATGGAGCCGCGCACCGCTTCACCGCGCGATCGTCTGGATACCATCTCCAAGCTCGCCACTGCCGGCATACCAGTCGGCGTCATGACCGCGCCCATCATCCCCGGCCTGAACGATCACGAGATTCCGCAACTCCTCAAAGCCGCTTCCGAAGCCGGTGCCAAGCACGCCGGTCACGTCGTTCTCCGCCTGCCCTATCAACAGAAAGAGCTTTTTGATGACTGGCTCACGCGCCATTTCCCCGATCGCAAAGAAAAAGTGCTCAACCGCATCCGTGCCATCCGCGGTGGCAAGCTGAACAGCTCAGAATGGGGCAAGCGCTTTTCCGGTGAAGGCATCTTCGCGGAACAGATCCACCAGATTTTCAAAGTCGCATGTCATAAATACGGTATGAACAAAGACGAATTGCACCTCAGCACAGAGCATTTCAGACGCCCTGCAGGGAAGCAGTTGGAGTTATTCTGA
- a CDS encoding phospholipase D-like domain-containing protein has protein sequence MIPIEEALAQTLADRSISGAEKRALGEILRTANLNEQQRAVVRHQAFELARKELADPRAKEICNWLEEVNKLLLPQNEPVRTVTNEVFFSPGNDCAYRIIDLLSATERTADLCVFTIADDRISSAILNAHRRRLKVRIVSDNDKSYDAGSDIEEFRRAGIPVHLDCGPDHMHHKFAVFDNRILLTGSFNWTRSASAVNQENIIVSNDMRLVEPFMKEFEALWGKMVC, from the coding sequence ATGATTCCCATTGAAGAGGCATTGGCGCAAACGCTGGCGGACCGGAGCATTTCCGGAGCAGAGAAGCGGGCGCTGGGAGAAATCTTGCGCACGGCGAATCTCAATGAGCAGCAACGGGCGGTGGTGCGGCATCAGGCGTTTGAGCTGGCGCGAAAGGAACTGGCTGATCCTCGAGCAAAGGAGATCTGCAACTGGCTGGAGGAAGTGAACAAGTTGCTCCTTCCTCAGAATGAGCCGGTGCGCACGGTGACAAACGAAGTGTTTTTCAGTCCAGGAAATGATTGTGCGTATCGCATCATCGATCTGTTGTCAGCGACGGAGCGGACAGCGGATTTGTGTGTATTCACAATCGCGGATGACCGGATTTCTTCAGCGATTCTGAATGCGCATCGGCGGCGGTTGAAGGTGCGGATCGTCAGTGATAATGATAAATCGTATGACGCGGGTTCGGACATCGAGGAGTTTCGGCGCGCGGGGATTCCGGTGCATCTGGATTGCGGTCCGGATCATATGCATCACAAGTTCGCGGTGTTCGATAATCGCATTCTGCTCACGGGCAGCTTCAACTGGACGCGGAGTGCTTCAGCGGTGAATCAGGAGAATATCATCGTGAGCAATGACATGCGATTGGTGGAGCCGTTCATGAAGGAGTTTGAAGCGTTGTGGGGAAAGATGGTTTGTTAA
- a CDS encoding DUF393 domain-containing protein, with protein MLYDGECSLCTFQSRMLTWLDWLDKVRLVPISDPLAKEVAPGITEDQLSEAIHCVTPEGRIYRGARCIRFVGMRMPLLVLPVLILWIPGVIWVAEKVYQWISRNRYLFSKWFGCKEACAILPSRRRQGDKGAVTVEKG; from the coding sequence GTGCTGTATGACGGCGAGTGTTCGCTGTGTACGTTTCAATCGCGCATGCTGACGTGGCTGGACTGGCTGGATAAGGTGCGGTTGGTGCCTATCAGCGATCCGCTGGCGAAGGAGGTCGCGCCGGGCATCACAGAGGACCAGCTTTCGGAGGCGATCCATTGTGTGACGCCAGAGGGGCGGATTTATCGGGGGGCACGTTGTATCCGGTTCGTGGGCATGAGGATGCCGCTTTTGGTGCTGCCGGTCTTGATCTTGTGGATTCCGGGAGTGATCTGGGTAGCTGAGAAGGTTTATCAGTGGATCAGCAGGAACCGGTATCTCTTTAGCAAGTGGTTCGGCTGCAAGGAGGCATGTGCGATTTTGCCTTCCCGAAGGCGGCAGGGGGATAAGGGAGCGGTGACGGTGGAGAAGGGGTAG
- the rpmE gene encoding 50S ribosomal protein L31 — protein MKADIHPNYQDAEIRCACGNVIHTRSTKKTVLIGICNDCHPFYTGQQKFVDTAGRVDKFQQRLAKTQAAQDALAATGKKKKK, from the coding sequence ATGAAAGCAGACATTCATCCGAATTATCAGGATGCCGAGATCCGGTGCGCCTGTGGTAACGTGATCCATACGCGTTCGACGAAGAAGACGGTCTTGATCGGTATTTGCAACGACTGCCATCCGTTCTACACGGGCCAGCAGAAGTTCGTGGACACCGCCGGTCGCGTGGACAAGTTCCAGCAGCGCTTGGCGAAGACCCAGGCCGCGCAGGACGCCCTCGCTGCCACGGGCAAGAAAAAGAAGAAGTAG
- the prfA gene encoding peptide chain release factor 1 — MDLRPHIEKFTRRFAEVESLLSSPDAFNNPQKAQELTKEYARLKDLVAAGKALLKAEADLADNKEIYAAELPDSEMAQMAKEEIARLEEEVKKLSLTVQYGIIPPSPVDSRNTIFEIRAGAGGAESALFAADLYRMYTRYAEDQGWKMEPLDSSYSDLGGLKEIIFSITGNDVYKRLKHESGVHRVQRVPATEAQGRIHTSTCTVAVMPEAEEVDVEIKPEDLEINVCRASGKGGQGVNTTDSAVQIIYKPTGMIVRCADERSQQKNKLKAMTVLRSRLLDIKVAEEAAKYAAFRKDQVGTGERNERIRTYNFPQNRVTDHRIEVTLYSLTQFLDGDIDGLVQPLLTNELNEKLAQLKL; from the coding sequence ATGGATCTGCGTCCACATATCGAAAAATTCACCCGGCGTTTCGCCGAGGTGGAATCGTTGCTGAGCAGTCCCGACGCCTTCAATAATCCGCAGAAGGCACAGGAGCTAACGAAGGAATATGCGCGTCTGAAAGACTTGGTCGCAGCGGGCAAAGCATTGCTGAAGGCCGAGGCCGATCTGGCGGATAACAAGGAAATATACGCTGCTGAGTTACCGGATTCCGAGATGGCGCAGATGGCGAAGGAAGAGATCGCGCGGCTGGAAGAAGAGGTGAAGAAGCTCTCGCTGACGGTGCAGTACGGCATCATCCCGCCCAGTCCGGTGGATTCGCGTAATACGATTTTTGAGATCCGCGCCGGTGCAGGTGGTGCGGAGTCGGCGCTCTTTGCAGCAGACCTTTACCGCATGTATACGCGGTATGCGGAGGATCAGGGATGGAAGATGGAGCCGCTGGATTCGAGCTACTCGGATTTGGGTGGCTTGAAGGAAATCATCTTCAGCATCACGGGGAATGACGTTTACAAGCGCTTGAAGCATGAGTCAGGCGTGCATCGCGTGCAGCGTGTGCCCGCGACAGAAGCACAGGGGCGCATCCATACGAGCACGTGTACGGTGGCCGTGATGCCGGAGGCGGAAGAGGTGGACGTGGAGATCAAGCCGGAGGATCTGGAGATCAACGTGTGCCGTGCCTCAGGCAAGGGCGGTCAGGGCGTGAACACGACGGACTCGGCGGTGCAGATCATCTACAAGCCCACGGGCATGATCGTGCGTTGCGCGGATGAGCGCTCCCAGCAGAAGAACAAGCTGAAGGCGATGACGGTGCTGCGCTCACGTTTGCTGGATATCAAGGTGGCGGAGGAAGCGGCGAAGTATGCGGCGTTCCGTAAGGACCAAGTGGGTACCGGCGAACGCAATGAGCGCATCCGCACGTATAACTTCCCGCAGAATCGCGTGACGGATCATCGCATCGAGGTGACGCTGTATAGTCTGACGCAGTTCTTGGATGGGGATATCGATGGACTGGTGCAGCCGCTGCTGACGAATGAGCTGAACGAGAAGCTGGCGCAGTTGAAGCTCTAA
- a CDS encoding HAD family phosphatase → MEIRGLIFDCDGTLADTMPLHWRAWNTVAQQYGLHFPEERFYALGGVPSRDIFKMLGEEQGVKLDPLQASHDKENAYLPLLPQVIAIPAVLAIAEQNFGKLPMAVASGGTKPIITQVLEHLRIAHMFDAVVTSEDVKNQKPAPDIFLEAARRLGVEPQYCQGFEDAELGLQAIQAAGMHVVDVRPMYRR, encoded by the coding sequence ATGGAAATTCGTGGGTTGATCTTTGATTGTGATGGGACGTTGGCGGATACGATGCCGTTGCATTGGCGCGCGTGGAATACGGTCGCGCAGCAGTATGGGTTGCATTTTCCGGAGGAGCGGTTTTATGCGCTGGGTGGTGTGCCTTCGCGGGATATATTTAAGATGCTGGGTGAGGAGCAAGGCGTGAAGCTGGACCCGTTGCAGGCCTCGCATGATAAGGAGAATGCGTATTTGCCTTTGTTGCCGCAGGTGATTGCGATTCCAGCGGTGCTGGCGATCGCGGAGCAGAATTTCGGTAAGCTGCCCATGGCGGTGGCCTCAGGCGGGACGAAGCCGATCATCACGCAGGTGCTGGAGCATCTGCGCATCGCGCATATGTTCGATGCAGTGGTGACGAGCGAGGATGTGAAGAATCAAAAGCCCGCGCCGGATATTTTCCTGGAGGCAGCGCGGCGCTTAGGGGTGGAGCCACAGTATTGTCAGGGTTTTGAGGATGCGGAGCTGGGTTTGCAGGCGATCCAAGCGGCGGGGATGCACGTGGTGGATGTGCGACCGATGTATCGGAGGTAG
- a CDS encoding AI-2E family transporter produces MSFPAPSETQARVLWFSLTTLAVGVTIAVFGVVIWGLGWLINALSSVLLPLAFAAILAYLLDPVVDWLERKKVPRTRGILLVFFVAVMLFLMMLATVIPQLLVETSQLIDLIPDYAAKLKDKLGVWLESSRLGQQAKQAWDEGIGADAQNWATTALPVVSAWVVEKLSKVASWGGLLAGFALVPVYVFYFLSEKQGITGKWSNYLPLQESKLKDEVVFVINEINNCLIVFFRGQVLVAMCVGGMLTLGFLGIGLNYAILLGVVAGVLSIVPYLGVMLSIIPALALAAIQFGDLWHPLAVVGIFILVQMMEGLVISPKIIGDRVGLHPLTIIISVMVGTTLIGGILGGVLAIPLTAALRTLMFRYVWKKPARQSAPAKSGGKK; encoded by the coding sequence ATGAGCTTTCCGGCACCCAGCGAAACACAGGCGCGCGTCCTCTGGTTTTCCCTGACCACGCTCGCCGTCGGCGTCACCATCGCCGTGTTCGGCGTCGTCATCTGGGGCCTCGGCTGGCTCATCAACGCCCTTTCCTCCGTCCTGCTTCCTCTCGCATTCGCCGCCATCCTCGCCTACTTGCTCGATCCCGTGGTGGATTGGTTGGAGCGTAAGAAAGTCCCCCGCACCCGCGGCATTCTCCTCGTCTTCTTTGTAGCGGTCATGCTCTTCCTCATGATGCTCGCGACCGTCATCCCGCAACTTCTCGTGGAAACCAGCCAGCTCATCGATCTCATTCCCGATTACGCGGCAAAGCTGAAAGACAAACTCGGTGTCTGGCTCGAATCCTCCCGCCTAGGTCAGCAAGCCAAACAAGCCTGGGATGAGGGCATTGGTGCCGACGCCCAAAACTGGGCCACCACCGCACTGCCCGTCGTCTCCGCCTGGGTCGTTGAAAAACTGAGTAAAGTCGCCTCTTGGGGCGGACTCCTCGCTGGCTTCGCCCTCGTGCCCGTTTACGTCTTTTATTTCCTCTCCGAAAAGCAAGGCATCACTGGCAAGTGGAGCAACTACCTGCCTCTACAAGAATCCAAGTTGAAGGACGAAGTCGTTTTCGTAATCAACGAGATCAACAACTGCCTCATCGTCTTCTTCCGCGGCCAAGTCCTCGTGGCCATGTGCGTCGGCGGCATGCTCACGCTCGGGTTTCTCGGTATCGGCCTGAACTACGCCATCTTGCTCGGCGTCGTCGCCGGCGTCCTCAGCATCGTCCCCTATCTCGGCGTCATGCTTAGCATCATCCCGGCACTCGCACTTGCCGCCATCCAATTCGGCGATCTCTGGCATCCCTTGGCCGTCGTCGGCATCTTCATCCTCGTTCAGATGATGGAGGGCCTCGTCATCTCCCCCAAGATCATCGGCGACCGCGTGGGCCTTCACCCGTTGACCATCATCATCTCCGTCATGGTCGGCACCACGCTCATCGGCGGCATCCTCGGCGGCGTCCTCGCGATTCCGCTTACAGCAGCGCTACGCACCCTGATGTTCCGCTACGTGTGGAAGAAACCCGCAAGACAAAGCGCTCCGGCGAAGTCTGGCGGAAAAAAGTAG